One genomic segment of Marinobacter sp. F4206 includes these proteins:
- a CDS encoding ZIP family metal transporter gives MNNLVILVGLTLAAGLAMLFGALLASFGKFRSRWVEAEFSHSIMAFGGGALLSAVALVLVPYGMAKLDPLIASTCLLVGGLIFMMLDIYLLKLETPASQLVAMLLDFIPESIALGTAFAIGSTDAVLLAALIVLQNIPEGFNAYRELNRSYKFGPKKIMAIFFLMAFLGPIFGVSSYLWMQNQVIAIAVIVLVASGGILYSIFQDIAPRVKLAKHWAPPMGAVLGFVLGMVGVMVIK, from the coding sequence GTGAATAACTTAGTAATCCTTGTTGGGCTCACATTGGCAGCCGGATTGGCGATGCTTTTCGGTGCGCTTCTGGCCAGCTTCGGAAAATTCAGATCACGATGGGTTGAGGCAGAATTCAGTCACAGCATCATGGCATTTGGTGGCGGCGCTCTATTATCTGCGGTGGCTCTCGTATTAGTTCCTTATGGTATGGCCAAGCTTGATCCGTTGATAGCATCTACTTGCCTCCTGGTTGGCGGGCTCATTTTCATGATGCTTGACATTTATCTTCTAAAGCTGGAGACGCCGGCCAGTCAACTCGTGGCGATGCTTCTTGATTTCATACCTGAATCAATAGCGCTTGGAACTGCATTTGCAATCGGAAGTACAGACGCGGTGTTGCTTGCGGCGCTAATCGTATTGCAAAACATCCCAGAGGGGTTTAACGCATATCGTGAGTTGAACAGATCTTATAAATTTGGTCCAAAAAAAATTATGGCCATTTTCTTTTTGATGGCATTTCTGGGTCCTATTTTTGGGGTATCCAGCTACTTATGGATGCAAAACCAAGTTATTGCCATTGCTGTTATTGTGCTTGTGGCTTCTGGAGGTATTCTGTATTCCATATTTCAAGATATCGCCCCAAGAGTAAAACTCGCAAAACATTGGGCGCCTCCGATGGGCGCGGTGCTAGGTTTTGTGCTTGGTATGGTTGGGGTGATGGTGATCAAATGA
- a CDS encoding ATP-dependent endonuclease, whose product MQIQELVNNAKFTVLLGKNGSGKSTLLRKIDSSGNFSTKYITPERGGTLKYEPGVEHNISNNPNWLRDTRRKNRTENFRQQSTAQFRNLEVMVLREIEKDLSKRKDENYTFDTTINYINELLPNINLKRSDRGFEISNDQDEAVDENNISSGESELIALSIEVLVFSRSTQDNKVLLLDEPDVHLHPDLQHKFVEFVEKIATEFNFRVVLATHSTAIVGAFKEGADLQIVPITEKNQNEFSFFKYDPVCHEILPVFGAHPLSSHFNKTPILLVEGEDDKRVFEQIARSSQGAIRYYPCVVGSVDEMNKWENWLNTFLPSIYDDPKAFSIRDLDDSSQSDINDIGFVRRTRLNCYAIENILLTNECLLKHGYNPEDFCLKIGQWVDLNPEHQTTKTLINLRDNFDQRRTRKIKDVRNVILALLGTAKPWEVLVGQLIATELQASGTDENSLRTYLGDKVVETLFS is encoded by the coding sequence GTGCAAATACAAGAATTAGTTAATAACGCGAAGTTTACAGTGCTTCTAGGTAAGAACGGTTCGGGTAAAAGTACCCTTCTGCGTAAAATTGACTCATCAGGAAATTTCAGTACGAAATATATAACTCCTGAGCGTGGTGGGACGCTTAAATATGAGCCTGGTGTTGAACATAATATCTCAAACAATCCGAATTGGCTGAGAGACACTAGAAGGAAAAATCGTACAGAAAATTTCCGTCAACAAAGTACAGCCCAGTTCCGAAATCTTGAGGTAATGGTACTTCGAGAAATAGAGAAAGACCTCAGCAAGAGAAAAGACGAAAATTACACGTTTGATACTACAATAAATTATATAAATGAGCTGCTTCCTAACATCAACCTGAAAAGAAGTGATAGAGGGTTTGAAATATCTAATGACCAAGATGAAGCAGTAGATGAAAACAACATATCGAGTGGTGAATCAGAGCTTATAGCATTGAGCATCGAAGTTTTGGTGTTTTCAAGATCAACACAAGACAATAAAGTTTTGCTGTTAGATGAGCCAGATGTGCATTTGCATCCTGATCTACAACATAAATTTGTTGAATTCGTAGAGAAGATAGCCACAGAATTCAATTTTAGAGTGGTCTTGGCAACCCACAGCACAGCTATTGTAGGCGCCTTCAAAGAAGGCGCGGACTTGCAAATTGTTCCTATAACAGAAAAAAACCAAAATGAGTTTTCATTTTTTAAATATGATCCCGTTTGCCATGAAATTTTACCGGTTTTTGGTGCGCATCCTCTTTCTAGTCACTTTAATAAGACACCAATACTTTTAGTTGAGGGAGAGGATGATAAGAGGGTATTTGAGCAAATAGCCAGAAGTAGTCAGGGCGCGATTCGGTATTATCCTTGTGTTGTTGGTTCGGTAGACGAAATGAATAAATGGGAGAACTGGCTAAACACATTTCTCCCATCTATCTATGATGATCCAAAAGCTTTTTCGATTCGCGATTTGGACGACTCAAGCCAGTCAGACATAAACGATATTGGGTTTGTTCGTAGAACACGTCTTAATTGCTACGCAATAGAGAATATTCTTTTAACGAACGAGTGTTTATTAAAACATGGATATAACCCTGAAGATTTCTGTTTAAAAATCGGTCAATGGGTAGATCTAAATCCAGAACATCAAACAACAAAAACACTTATCAACCTCCGAGATAATTTCGATCAAAGAAGAACCAGAAAAATAAAAGATGTCAGAAATGTTATTCTTGCATTGCTAGGTACGGCGAAACCCTGGGAAGTGTTAGTGGGCCAACTGATAGCGACCGAACTCCAAGCAAGTGGAACCGATGAAAATTCACTGAGGACCTATTTAGGTGACAAAGTCGTTGAAACCCTGTTCAGTTAA
- a CDS encoding response regulator, protein MSDSPSILVVDDHRDIRDLVGRYLQEHGLRVLLADGGDAMKRQLRQQSVDLVVLDIMMPGDDGLTLCRYLREHTQLPVILLTAMSEETDRIVGLEMGADDYLTKPFNPRELLARIKAVLRRTTALPPQRSPMAGQCLAFEGWKLDVDRHQLVDPEGVEVSLSTAEYKLLLAFLEHAGRVLSRDQLMDLTLGREADAFDRSIDNHVSRLRRKIDPNVRSPRLIKTIWGGGYQWIASVEEAEQ, encoded by the coding sequence GTGAGCGACTCTCCCAGTATTCTGGTGGTCGATGACCATCGCGACATCCGCGACCTGGTCGGTCGTTATTTGCAGGAGCACGGCTTGCGAGTGCTGCTGGCGGATGGCGGCGATGCCATGAAGCGCCAGCTGAGACAGCAATCCGTCGACCTTGTGGTGCTGGACATAATGATGCCCGGCGATGATGGCCTCACGCTCTGCCGTTACCTTCGTGAGCACACCCAGTTGCCGGTGATACTGCTGACTGCCATGAGCGAGGAAACCGATCGCATCGTCGGCCTGGAAATGGGCGCCGACGATTACCTCACCAAACCCTTCAACCCCCGCGAGTTGCTGGCCCGCATCAAGGCGGTTCTGCGTCGTACCACTGCCCTGCCCCCCCAACGCAGTCCCATGGCCGGGCAGTGCCTGGCATTTGAAGGCTGGAAGCTGGACGTCGATCGTCATCAACTGGTTGATCCGGAAGGCGTCGAAGTCTCCCTGAGCACCGCCGAATACAAGCTCTTGCTGGCCTTCCTGGAACACGCCGGCCGCGTGCTGTCCCGTGACCAACTGATGGACCTGACTCTCGGCCGAGAGGCGGATGCCTTCGACCGGAGCATCGATAACCATGTCAGCCGGTTACGCCGCAAGATCGATCCGAATGTCCGTAGCCCCAGACTGATCAAGACCATCTGGGGTGGCGGGTACCAGTGGATTGCTTCGGTCGAAGAGGCAGAGCAATGA
- a CDS encoding sulfurtransferase, which translates to MPYPLVTTDWLQENLDNERLVLIDASMATVIGKEPIVYEHPVWIPGSRQIDLEGTLCDTGSPQLHAFPTEEQFTEEARRLGITPDSLVVLYDNQGIYSAPRAWWIFRAMGLENVFVVDGGLPQWLAEERDSVPAPIKNTASSGSMLGSLDRSRVRDSAYVLQHLADERVTVIDARSRARFLAQAPEPRPGVRGGHIPDSLNLPFTEVLEGYRFKPPSKLAAVFAELDPSVQPGNGHQLVFSCGSGITACIILLAAELAGYDQLSLYDGSWADWGSDESLPVA; encoded by the coding sequence ATGCCTTACCCCCTCGTGACTACCGATTGGCTGCAGGAAAATCTGGATAACGAACGGTTGGTTCTGATCGACGCGAGTATGGCCACGGTCATTGGTAAGGAGCCGATTGTTTATGAGCACCCGGTGTGGATCCCGGGGAGTCGCCAGATTGACCTTGAAGGAACGCTCTGCGATACCGGATCTCCCCAGCTTCACGCCTTTCCGACAGAGGAACAGTTCACGGAGGAAGCCCGCAGGCTGGGCATAACGCCCGACAGTCTGGTGGTGCTCTACGATAACCAGGGTATTTACTCGGCTCCCCGGGCCTGGTGGATTTTTCGGGCCATGGGTCTCGAGAACGTTTTTGTGGTGGACGGCGGCTTACCGCAATGGTTGGCCGAAGAGCGGGATAGCGTCCCGGCTCCGATTAAAAATACGGCTTCGTCCGGCAGCATGCTGGGCAGTCTCGACCGAAGCCGGGTTCGGGATTCCGCCTACGTTTTACAGCATCTGGCAGACGAGCGGGTAACGGTGATTGATGCCCGATCCCGCGCACGCTTCCTGGCACAGGCGCCGGAGCCCCGCCCCGGCGTGCGCGGTGGCCACATCCCTGACTCCCTCAACCTGCCGTTCACCGAGGTATTGGAGGGGTATCGGTTCAAGCCTCCCAGCAAGCTGGCGGCTGTGTTCGCCGAGCTTGATCCGTCCGTTCAACCTGGCAACGGGCATCAACTGGTGTTTTCCTGTGGTTCCGGGATCACCGCCTGCATCATCCTGCTGGCGGCGGAGTTGGCGGGCTATGACCAGCTGTCGCTGTACGACGGCTCCTGGGCGGACTGGGGCAGCGACGAGTCGCTGCCAGTGGCCTAG
- a CDS encoding GFA family protein, with the protein MTRHVGSCLCGTVRFEVHGDFDSFYLCHCEYCQKDTGSAHAANLFSHSANLTWLSGAEAVTSFTLLGTRHNKSFCRACGSALPSTQLTDLLVVPAGSLDTEVSVLPTARIFTSSRAVWDGAIGDVPEFEGLPE; encoded by the coding sequence ATGACTAGGCATGTTGGTTCTTGCCTGTGTGGCACAGTGAGATTTGAGGTCCATGGGGACTTCGACAGCTTTTACTTGTGTCATTGTGAGTATTGCCAAAAGGATACGGGATCTGCTCATGCGGCAAATTTATTTTCGCATTCGGCTAACCTGACCTGGCTGTCGGGTGCAGAGGCTGTGACTTCCTTTACGCTTCTGGGTACTCGCCACAACAAAAGCTTTTGTAGGGCGTGTGGTTCAGCATTACCGAGCACTCAACTTACAGATCTGCTCGTCGTTCCCGCAGGGAGTCTGGACACTGAAGTTTCTGTGTTGCCAACTGCGCGCATCTTCACATCGAGCAGAGCGGTTTGGGATGGGGCGATTGGTGACGTGCCAGAGTTCGAGGGCCTGCCAGAGTAA
- a CDS encoding cytochrome b — MTLMDAENRYGAVSRAVHWIMAVLLLAMLASEVWFEALEHSFSGASLMAWHQSLGLAIFGLVIFRGLWRWLNRSRLSPPVHWANMARLGHIALYALMILMPLSGLATSIGEGDPVTFFGWTVFGRGPEVEWLEDNGEEVHEVLANVLWVMIGVHVAAALAHQYLLGDRIMKRMA, encoded by the coding sequence ATGACATTAATGGACGCTGAAAACCGATATGGTGCCGTTTCCCGGGCTGTACACTGGATAATGGCGGTTCTGCTGCTGGCGATGCTTGCCAGCGAAGTGTGGTTTGAAGCTTTGGAACACAGCTTTTCCGGGGCCTCTTTAATGGCCTGGCACCAGAGCCTGGGCCTGGCGATTTTTGGGCTGGTGATATTTCGTGGCCTCTGGCGATGGCTGAATCGCTCGCGTCTGTCACCACCCGTTCACTGGGCGAACATGGCGAGGTTAGGGCATATCGCGCTGTATGCGCTGATGATCCTGATGCCGCTCTCAGGCTTGGCGACGTCGATCGGCGAAGGCGATCCCGTTACCTTTTTCGGCTGGACGGTTTTTGGCCGCGGCCCGGAAGTGGAGTGGCTGGAAGACAACGGGGAAGAGGTGCATGAAGTGCTGGCCAACGTGCTCTGGGTCATGATCGGCGTCCACGTGGCGGCGGCTCTGGCGCACCAGTACCTGCTGGGTGACCGGATCATGAAGCGCATGGCCTGA